agggaGTCCAGATTGTCCAGCCCAGCTGATTTCtggggatccagattttgcagctctttcggGAACATCAGCTATTTGGGTGAAGgaaaagtggggggggggggggggcttgggcaagttgctgtgggggggtgctgagatgttggcctgGATAGGGGTAACCAGCTgggaagcatggccagccgtagaaaaatgcttgttgaaatgattgattatcgtagatttaccggtggtgacagtgtttcctatccttagtgcagtgggcagctgggaggaggtgctcttattcgccatggacttcagtgttccaaaaccttttggaatttgtgctacaggaagcaaatttctgtttgaaatagCTAGCCTTatctttcctaactgactgagtatatttggaaaggtacacacctctctatataaggtcccacagttgacagtgcatgtcagagcaaaaaccaagccatgaggtcgacgggattgtccgtagagctccgagacaggattgtgtctgtacagatttggggaagggtgccaaaaaaattctgcagaattgaaggtccccaagaacacagtggccttcatcatgcttaaatggaagaagtttggaatcgcCAAGACTCATCCTAGAGATCAGGGAGGTGACAATGATCCTGATGGTCACTCGgacagagctttagagttccactgtggagatgggagaaccttctctgcagcactccacccatcaggtttttatggtagagtggccagacggaagccactcctcagtaaaaggcacatgacagcctgcatggagtttgccaaaaggcacctaaaggactcagaccatgagaaacaagattctctggtctgatgaaaccaagattaaactctttggcctgaatgccaagcgttacatctggagaaaacctggcaccatccctacggtgaagcgtggtggtggcaacATGCTATGgaggtttttcagtggcaggtactgggagactagtcaggatcgaaggaaagattaACACAGCCAAGTATAGAGAGAtccctgatgaaaacctgctccggagcgctcaggacctcagactaggttgaaggttcaccttacaacaagccaacgaccctaagcacacagccaagacaacgcaggagtgaatGTTGAACTTGTGTTACACACATCCAGATGAACGCATAAACCTCATTCACATTACCCAATAGCACTCTGTTACGTTGCGGCGGATTACATGCATTTCAATGGAGAATAAAGTTAAAGAAACAAGTTGAGGTAGAAGTAActaaacaaaacatgttttattatcaCCTGAAACTATATATTTATCCTGTTTTGAATGAAAAAGTCATTTTGCAATCTCCCAAAATGACTGCTATCTCTGACAGGAGACAGGCTCTCCTCCATCTTGTGTTACAAACAACACTTGTCAGTTCAGTAGTGGGGCGAGACTCCAGTGAACACGGCAAAAGGAAATGTCTCCTAGTGGTCATATCACGCAATAGGATTTCACGTGGAATTTTATAAAAAGGTCTTATCATTTTTTATGGAaagctgatttaaaaaaatggcAGTTTAAACATTGACAAAATTGTCTATTTGTCACGTCCCTACATTTTTCCACAACTACCTACACAGAAATTCTCTGTTCGGGCACACAAAACATTTTCTTGAGGCAAGCCGAAGTCTCCGCCCACTCGTCGGTGATTGgttaacagtagggattcttcaatgaagTGCCTGTTGTTTTTCAACGAGAGATGAGTTGTTCTCGTGTACATATTTTCActtaaatactgcaccaaacatccaAGTCAGATGCAAAAACATCAATTCATGACATTTCTTGAGGTATCCTAGATTAATTCAGCCTACAGTGTCTCAAAATTGACCAACACAGTACAATTGTTgcttttttttcttgtttttcaagcgaaggtcttAAGAGAGTATGTGAGCACTCATTCGGCTAGCTGAGCTCCGTTACTGAAGCATGCTTACTCACTTATGCCAAAATAATGAAGTAAAAACCTCAATGTAACCTATAGAAATGATATATTtacacattttatttttcaatCTGACTGCAACCCacccgcccttcatccacacaatatttcatgacccAAAACCCACCCACGCATCACAaatgcacagacacacagccaatgCTGCAGTCCCACGTATATAGACATTGAACACGGGACTGTTTCTTTTATACTGTATTCTTCACTTACCTCATTCTGATATCTACATTGCTATTAGTTATTGTTATACACTGTATTCTCAACATAGCTCACtaatatctactgctgtacatatcattctagGTATGTCTTGTTGGTGTATATACGCATAGATTGTTTCAGTAATCCAATTGTAATGTTATTTGGGTTGTTAACTGTATTCGTTCTGACATTCGTGATTTATTGTCTCGTTTTTGATTGTTTGTGTACTTGTTTGACATTTTGCCtcactgttaggagctagtaacacgcATTTCGCAGTAACgtctataacatctgctaaactgtcaTTTGATTTACCTTGGGGACAGGCGACCCGAGTTTCGAGACTCACCCCCTTCATTCATAATATCTAAATAACATCTTTGCATTTCAGGTACAGATGAGCACGGACTCAAAATCCAACAGGCTGCCAATGCTGCCGGACAGGATCCTCTAAGTTTTTGCACTAAAGTATCTGAGAGATTCAAATACCTCTTCAAGAGCTGTCACATCTCATACACTGACTACATCCGTACCACTGAGGAGAGACACCGCTGTGCAGTGGAGCACTTCTGGACCGTGCTTCAGAGTAAAGGCTTCATCTATAAGGGGAATTATGAAGGCTGGTACTCCACGCAGGACGAGAGCTTCCTCATGCCATCGCAGGTGGGAGATGCCAAGGATTCATCAGGGAAGGAGATCAAGATTTCTCTGGAGAGCGGCCACGAGGTAGGCTAAAGGATGACTTCATAAATAGTTGTTGCTCGCATCATAACAAGGTTTACTACTACATCTCATTGATTCATGTCATTTACTGAGTGTTGTTCTTTGGTATGGCCATGTAACGCTTCTCTTTCTTGCATAAGAAATGTAATAACGATTAGGAAGGTGAGATAAAATGTAGAAGGTGTCTGTATTCAAAACGTGATGTTTCTGAAGTAACACCTACACAATCTGAAAGAGAACAGGAAAAATCATATCCATCGTGTCAGATAAATTCAGGTCCAGTGACTCAAGCAGGtttgaattatttaaaaaaaactttatttgcTACTCTAGTGCTCTTTTATACATTGTTTTTCTCATCAAATAAAATCTGGTTTGTCTTTTGCAGGTGGAGTGGATGAAGGAGGAGAACTACATGTTCCGTCTGTCTGAGTTCCGGTCCCGGCTGCAGGAGTGGCTGGAGGGGAACCCCAGAGCAGTGCAGCCAGAACGGTTCCACCGCGCCGTTCTCCAGTGGCTCCAGGAGGACCTCCCAGACCTCTCTGTCTCCCGCCAGAGAAGCCGCCTCCAGTGGGGCATTCCAGTTCCTGGTGACCTCGACCAGACAATCTACGTGTGGTTAGACGCCCTGGTCAACTACCTCACAGTGGCTGGTTACCCGGACTCACACTCTCAATGGTGGAGGGCTGCCCATCATGTCGTGGGAAAGGACATTCTCAAATTCCATGCCATCTATTGGCCGGCATTCCTACTGGCTGCTGACTTGCCCCTCCCACAGACCATACATGTGCACTCTCATTGGACAGTGGGAGGGAAGAAAATGTCTAAAAGCTTGGGGAATGTGGTGGACCCCCTGGAGAGGTCTCAAAGGTTCACCATAGACGGTATGAGGTACTTCCTCCTGCGCCAGGGGGTCCCAGACACAGACTGCGACTATGACGATGATAAAGTGGTCAAACTGCTCAATGCCGAGCTGACAGACTCTCTGGGTGGCCTTCTAAACCGCTGcactgctccctctctcaacccagCTCAGATCTACCCCCACTTCTGCTCTGACTCCTTCCCCAGGCAAGGGACTGTAGCACATAAGGGGAGGGCTGTGGATGAAGATTATCACATGCTGGATGCTGTACGTGCACTACCAGCTGTGGTGGAGCAGCACTACGATAGTGTGCAGGTGTACAAAGCTCTGGAGGCCATTAACCGGTGCGTGAGGCAGACCAACGGCTTTGTCCAGCGGCACACACCATGGAAGTTGGGCAGTGGGGATGGGATGGACCAGCTGTGGCTGGACACCATCCTCCACGTGTCCCTAGAGTGTCTGAGGATGTATGGGACACTCCTACAGCCCATAGTGCCAGAGATAGCAGACAAACTTCTGTCCAGGCTGGGGGTGAAgccagaggagaagagctgggcTGCTCTGGACTTCCTGGTTAAATATCAGGGAAAGGACTGCCCCTTTGAGGGCA
This DNA window, taken from Oncorhynchus gorbuscha isolate QuinsamMale2020 ecotype Even-year linkage group LG13, OgorEven_v1.0, whole genome shotgun sequence, encodes the following:
- the mars2 gene encoding methionine--tRNA ligase, mitochondrial, translated to MMKTYLSIIRNCKVAQRWSFSHATRCALSPSPSFWNCKRLMVRRLCTDIPTQDRNYYITTPIFYVNAAPHIGHLYSAVTADFLHRYKLLQGFNSRFVTGTDEHGLKIQQAANAAGQDPLSFCTKVSERFKYLFKSCHISYTDYIRTTEERHRCAVEHFWTVLQSKGFIYKGNYEGWYSTQDESFLMPSQVGDAKDSSGKEIKISLESGHEVEWMKEENYMFRLSEFRSRLQEWLEGNPRAVQPERFHRAVLQWLQEDLPDLSVSRQRSRLQWGIPVPGDLDQTIYVWLDALVNYLTVAGYPDSHSQWWRAAHHVVGKDILKFHAIYWPAFLLAADLPLPQTIHVHSHWTVGGKKMSKSLGNVVDPLERSQRFTIDGMRYFLLRQGVPDTDCDYDDDKVVKLLNAELTDSLGGLLNRCTAPSLNPAQIYPHFCSDSFPRQGTVAHKGRAVDEDYHMLDAVRALPAVVEQHYDSVQVYKALEAINRCVRQTNGFVQRHTPWKLGSGDGMDQLWLDTILHVSLECLRMYGTLLQPIVPEIADKLLSRLGVKPEEKSWAALDFLVKYQGKDCPFEGRALGPDTGVLFNRLERPNAEKGKPKKAKKATQVKS